A region from the Streptomyces sp. 3214.6 genome encodes:
- a CDS encoding transposase, giving the protein MTDTEWVTVRDAMPVPPWLQGRGGQPEGYCHRQMSDAVRYLVDNGIKWWAMPADFAAWDRVYAFARRWRARGLLAEFHDRLRGMVARTQAATRSRPPR; this is encoded by the coding sequence ATGACGGACACCGAGTGGGTCACCGTACGGGACGCGATGCCCGTGCCGCCGTGGCTGCAGGGGCGGGGCGGGCAGCCGGAGGGCTACTGCCACCGGCAGATGTCGGACGCCGTGCGCTACCTGGTCGACAACGGCATCAAGTGGTGGGCGATGCCGGCGGACTTCGCCGCCTGGGACCGGGTCTACGCCTTCGCGCGGCGGTGGCGCGCGCGGGGCCTGCTGGCTGAGTTCCACGATCGGCTGCGGGGCATGGTTGCGAGGACGCAGGCCGCGACCCGGAGCCGACCGCCGCGGTGA
- a CDS encoding SDR family NAD(P)-dependent oxidoreductase, with the protein MTPTRTILITGCSSGMGRQAALALHRLGHRVYATARRPETLADLAALGMSTLPLDVTDDQSMADAVAAVEAEHGSVDILINNAGFGLHLPVESATPAEVRAQFDTNVFGLVRMAQLVLPGMRRAGHGRIVNLSSMAGRFSPPGGAFYHASKHAVEAISDSLRLEVAPFGVEVVVVQPGPTITEFSGTAVGTMAPASDAADPYAGFRAKLADMYANHAFTRRSGAVPAEAATKVIVRAATTAKPRARYAIGALARATMLAKRLLPDAAFDALMRRSFPLPEAA; encoded by the coding sequence ATGACCCCGACACGGACCATCCTGATCACCGGCTGCTCCTCCGGCATGGGCCGGCAGGCCGCGCTGGCCCTGCACCGGCTCGGCCACCGCGTGTACGCCACCGCTCGCCGCCCCGAGACCCTGGCCGACCTGGCCGCGCTCGGCATGTCCACCCTGCCGCTCGACGTCACCGACGACCAGTCGATGGCCGACGCGGTGGCCGCCGTCGAGGCCGAGCACGGCAGCGTCGACATCCTGATCAACAACGCCGGATTCGGGCTGCACCTGCCCGTGGAGTCCGCCACCCCGGCCGAGGTCCGCGCCCAGTTCGACACCAACGTCTTCGGACTGGTCCGGATGGCCCAGCTGGTGCTGCCGGGCATGCGCCGCGCCGGGCACGGCCGGATCGTCAACCTCTCCTCCATGGCCGGCCGCTTCTCCCCTCCCGGCGGCGCCTTCTACCACGCCAGCAAGCACGCCGTGGAGGCGATCAGCGACTCGCTGCGCCTGGAGGTCGCACCCTTCGGCGTCGAGGTCGTAGTCGTCCAACCCGGGCCCACCATCACCGAGTTCAGCGGCACCGCGGTCGGCACCATGGCCCCCGCCTCGGACGCCGCCGACCCGTACGCCGGCTTCCGAGCCAAGCTCGCCGACATGTACGCCAACCACGCCTTCACCCGCCGCAGCGGCGCCGTCCCCGCCGAGGCCGCCACCAAGGTGATCGTCCGCGCCGCCACCACCGCCAAGCCCCGCGCCCGGTACGCGATCGGCGCGCTCGCCCGCGCCACCATGTTGGCCAAGCGCCTGCTCCCCGACGCCGCCTTCGACGCCCTGATGCGCCGCAGCTTCCCGCTTCCCGAGGCGGCCTAG